A single window of Bacteroidota bacterium DNA harbors:
- a CDS encoding DUF4271 domain-containing protein, with product MTTSYEPIFNNHLLKPIHDGAIFNPAQHLFWPSFVLFLAVAVLIVLKATMPSRTLRVLNAAYSLQVARQLERENYGPFKQLSVLLNIVFVVVTAFLLYKLNRLFGGILDDQSYFFQFMFFVLLVLVVYTVKFFILNIIGFITQTQSTIYEYINNTLIINQSVGVILLPVMIIAELAPINPVWLVFPSLLFIVLGYMFRLYRGFLFSGIEQGMGVFQLFVYLCTLEILPLLVLIKFLVVNF from the coding sequence ATGACAACTTCCTACGAACCAATTTTTAATAACCACCTTTTAAAGCCCATTCATGATGGGGCTATTTTTAATCCTGCCCAACATTTATTCTGGCCATCGTTTGTTTTGTTTTTGGCGGTAGCTGTATTAATTGTTTTAAAGGCAACAATGCCGTCGCGTACTTTGAGGGTCTTGAATGCCGCTTACAGTTTGCAAGTTGCTCGTCAGTTGGAGCGAGAAAATTACGGACCATTTAAACAACTTTCAGTATTATTAAATATTGTATTTGTTGTTGTAACCGCTTTTTTGCTTTATAAGCTGAATCGATTGTTTGGTGGTATACTTGATGATCAATCCTATTTTTTTCAATTCATGTTTTTTGTGCTGCTGGTATTGGTAGTTTATACGGTAAAGTTTTTTATTCTGAACATTATTGGATTTATTACCCAAACTCAAAGCACTATTTACGAGTACATCAACAATACTTTAATTATTAATCAGTCGGTGGGAGTTATACTTTTACCGGTAATGATTATTGCAGAGCTGGCACCCATTAATCCGGTGTGGTTGGTATTTCCATCTTTACTTTTTATCGTTTTAGGTTACATGTTCAGGTTATATCGCGGTTTTTTGTTTTCAGGTATAGAGCAGGGTATGGGGGTTTTTCAATTATTTGTATATCTTTGCACTCTGGAAATTTTACCATTATTGGTATTAATTAAATTTTTAGTAGTAAATTTTTAA
- a CDS encoding uroporphyrinogen-III synthase: MSNFPKNKVKNVLVSQPKPADNDKNPYLDLGRKYSLNINFRQFIRVEGLSAMDFRAQRIDILAHGAVILTSRLAVDHFFRVCNEMRITVPETMKYFCINEQTAYYLQKYIQYRKRKIFFGHGTLLDLVDVIRKNKEEKFLLPCSDVHKEQIADFLDEIKISYTKGIFYRTVSADLSDIKNLGEYDVLVFFTPAGIRSLKQNFPNFKQAGTRIAAFGHATAQMVKQLGYRLDIFAPNPQNPSMSMALDAYIKEANKR, from the coding sequence ATCAGTAATTTCCCAAAGAATAAAGTAAAGAATGTTTTGGTGTCGCAACCAAAGCCTGCCGATAATGATAAAAATCCGTATTTGGATTTAGGCCGTAAGTATTCTTTAAATATAAATTTCCGTCAGTTTATTCGTGTAGAGGGATTAAGTGCGATGGATTTCAGAGCACAAAGGATAGATATTTTAGCGCATGGTGCAGTTATCTTAACCAGTCGTTTAGCGGTTGATCATTTTTTCAGAGTGTGTAATGAAATGCGTATTACTGTTCCTGAAACAATGAAGTATTTCTGCATCAATGAGCAAACGGCTTATTATTTACAGAAGTATATTCAATACCGTAAGCGTAAAATATTTTTCGGGCACGGAACTTTATTAGACCTGGTAGATGTAATTCGTAAAAACAAGGAAGAAAAGTTTTTATTACCTTGTTCGGATGTTCATAAAGAACAAATTGCAGATTTCCTCGACGAAATTAAAATCTCTTACACCAAAGGAATTTTCTATCGTACCGTTTCAGCGGATTTATCCGATATAAAAAATCTTGGTGAATACGATGTGTTGGTGTTTTTCACGCCTGCAGGAATCCGTTCATTAAAACAAAACTTCCCTAATTTCAAACAAGCAGGTACACGCATCGCAGCCTTTGGTCATGCTACTGCTCAAATGGTAAAACAATTAGGATATCGTTTAGATATTTTCGCTCCGAACCCTCAAAACCCAAGTATGAGTATGGCTTTGGATGCTTACATTAAGGAAGCGAATAAGCGTTAA
- a CDS encoding SPASM domain-containing protein codes for MPLSISIEPTTSCNLRCPECPSGLRQFTRPTGMLQLQRFEKIIEEQRKTLINIMFYFQGEPYLNPEFLEMVKIANRKKIFTVTSTNAHYLTDENAKKTIESGLDKIIISIDGTTQDTYEQYRVGGQLEKVIAGTKNILKWRNELKSKTPYVVFQFLVVKPNQHQIDDVYKLTEELGVDEVALKTAQVYEFENGNDLIPTIDKYSRYAQNASGKWQIKNKLLNQCWRMWSSCVITWDGLVVPCCFDKDAKHQLGDLKQNSFKEIWYSEKYNTFRKSILKSRKEIDICTNCTEGTKVWA; via the coding sequence ATGCCTCTGAGTATCTCCATTGAACCTACCACGAGTTGTAATTTGCGTTGTCCGGAATGCCCAAGCGGATTGCGACAGTTCACACGCCCAACCGGAATGCTTCAATTACAACGATTTGAGAAAATAATTGAAGAGCAACGTAAAACACTCATCAACATCATGTTTTACTTTCAAGGTGAGCCATATTTAAATCCTGAATTTTTAGAAATGGTGAAAATCGCGAATCGGAAAAAAATTTTCACAGTTACGAGCACCAACGCACACTATCTCACAGATGAAAACGCGAAAAAAACCATTGAAAGCGGTTTGGATAAAATAATTATCTCGATTGACGGCACTACACAAGACACGTATGAGCAATACAGAGTAGGCGGACAATTAGAAAAAGTAATTGCCGGAACAAAAAACATTTTAAAATGGCGGAATGAATTAAAAAGCAAAACGCCCTATGTGGTTTTTCAATTTTTAGTTGTTAAACCCAATCAACATCAAATTGATGATGTATATAAATTGACTGAAGAATTAGGTGTAGATGAAGTAGCCTTAAAAACCGCGCAGGTTTACGAATTCGAGAATGGAAATGATTTAATTCCAACTATCGATAAGTACTCGCGCTATGCACAAAATGCTTCCGGCAAATGGCAAATAAAAAATAAACTGTTGAATCAATGCTGGCGCATGTGGAGCAGTTGTGTTATAACCTGGGATGGATTGGTTGTGCCATGTTGTTTTGATAAAGATGCCAAGCACCAATTAGGAGATTTAAAACAAAATTCATTTAAAGAAATTTGGTACTCGGAAAAGTATAATACTTTCCGGAAATCAATTTTAAAATCTAGAAAAGAAATTGATATCTGCACCAATTGTACAGAGGGAACTAAAGTGTGGGCTTAA
- a CDS encoding c-type cytochrome encodes MFHFSFKSLLGTAMMLVLFAGNIIAQDGAKLFKQNCAVCHTSHTDQKLTGPGLKGIFDRAPKGDWLKNWILNNEKMIKAGDAYANKIFNDNGKAAMTVFEGQLSDKDVDAIIAFLQAPPPAAAGPKGPDAGVPVAGAEEAAKGIDPLYLILTFVVVLAILITALRSVRTSLQNTANRSEGKPENPEMTFWQEAKGWISGHRRLVGVFCIILGFAGMKSCWDACYNISVYYDWKTQKGYHPDQPIKFSHKIHAGDNEIACQYCHFSVEKSRHSGIPTVNICMNCHKGIQEGPTTGKTEIAKIYDAAGYDPSTGKYDESKANPIKWIKVYNLPDHVYFSHQQHVVVGKQDCANCHGDVKSMTTVEQKNPLTMKWCIECHRKTEVAMEGNPYYDRLHKALKEKYKGQYDVKFTVEKIGGLECTKCHY; translated from the coding sequence ATGTTTCATTTTTCCTTCAAATCTTTGCTGGGTACAGCAATGATGTTAGTGCTTTTTGCAGGTAACATCATCGCCCAGGACGGAGCGAAATTATTTAAGCAAAATTGCGCGGTGTGTCACACCTCGCATACCGACCAAAAATTAACCGGTCCGGGTCTTAAAGGTATTTTTGATCGCGCGCCAAAAGGCGACTGGTTAAAAAACTGGATTCTCAACAATGAGAAAATGATTAAGGCCGGCGATGCTTACGCCAACAAAATTTTTAATGACAATGGTAAAGCGGCAATGACTGTTTTCGAAGGACAGTTATCAGATAAAGATGTTGACGCAATCATTGCTTTCTTGCAAGCTCCACCTCCTGCAGCTGCGGGTCCGAAAGGTCCGGATGCAGGTGTTCCTGTTGCAGGTGCTGAAGAAGCTGCAAAGGGAATTGACCCATTATATTTAATCTTAACTTTCGTTGTTGTATTAGCTATTTTGATTACAGCTTTACGCAGCGTACGTACTTCATTACAAAATACAGCTAACCGCAGCGAGGGTAAACCTGAAAATCCTGAAATGACCTTCTGGCAAGAAGCAAAAGGATGGATTAGCGGTCACCGTCGTTTAGTTGGCGTTTTCTGCATCATCTTAGGTTTTGCGGGCATGAAGAGCTGTTGGGATGCTTGTTACAATATTTCAGTTTATTATGATTGGAAAACCCAAAAGGGATACCACCCTGATCAACCAATCAAATTTTCACACAAGATTCACGCAGGTGATAATGAGATTGCCTGTCAGTATTGCCATTTTTCAGTAGAGAAATCGCGTCACTCAGGAATCCCTACCGTTAATATTTGTATGAATTGTCATAAAGGCATTCAGGAAGGACCTACAACAGGAAAAACTGAGATTGCAAAAATTTACGATGCTGCCGGATACGATCCTTCAACAGGAAAGTACGATGAATCAAAAGCAAATCCGATTAAATGGATAAAAGTATATAATTTACCGGATCATGTTTATTTTAGTCACCAACAACACGTGGTTGTTGGAAAGCAAGATTGTGCTAATTGTCATGGTGATGTAAAATCAATGACTACAGTTGAGCAGAAGAACCCTTTAACTATGAAATGGTGTATTGAATGTCATCGCAAAACGGAAGTGGCAATGGAAGGAAATCCGTACTACGATCGCTTGCACAAAGCGTTAAAAGAAAAATATAAAGGGCAGTATGATGTTAAGTTTACCGTTGAAAAAATCGGTGGCCTTGAATGTACAAAATGCCATTACTAA
- a CDS encoding TAT-variant-translocated molybdopterin oxidoreductase yields MSMSKKYWRGLPELTESPEFLQQSKNEFAEPLPMDEFLNEEGTKSNGTSRRDFLKVMGFSTAAVALAACETPVIKAIPYVVKPEEVTPGVANFYASTFYDGHDYASVLVKTREGRPIKIEGNELSKVSNGATSARVQASVLSLYDGARLTGPLAKGTATTWKNVDDAVAKALASGEARLVTSTIISPSTKAVIAELKAKYPNVKHVTYDSVSYAALVSANKNVFGKAVVSSYNFDKAKTIVGIACDFLGTWLNPIEFASQYGKGRKVSKENAEMSRHYHFEANLSLTGANADYRYMVKPSEFGKVVVSLFNQVASATGNATVSGDGKIGNAEAEKAIAKIAKELADNKGNSLVVSGVNDEGIQTLINGINKMLDNYGKTVDYANHFNLKQGNDKDFTDLVADMSAGKISTLLTYNCNPVYTAPASLKFADAYKKVATKVSFSQVLDETSQMADFVCPDNNYLESWGDANPKAGHFSLQQPTINPIFSAPRYEGTRQFQDSLLAWAGVKSSYYTYLQAYWQNHIFPQQGKYLDFASFWAHTLHDGVLKVRVAKETPEVVMAKDSAGMPIMSGVAAAIAEVLDSVKTEEVKPAPVKEVAAPVVEAMPTPDYNKAASMATSVKGGAFELMVYEKVGLGNGNQSNNPWLMELPDPISKVTWDNYITMCPEDVKALGMHEMLRQDIIGSIATLSVNGVSVNVPVYPQPGQAKGTIGLALGYGRVAETLKIANGVGANAFQFCTVSNDTIQAISPSVNVTKTEETHKFSATQIQHTIMGREEALLREVSLKEFKEKDKEVWNPSAVMHTHTGEKHVSEIDLWDSHPRMGHQWGLTIDMTSCIGCSACVVACGVENNVAVVGKEEIGKTRDMFWLRIDRYYSSDMTKQKAAEEHIGYKQMNLDMETPSNNPKVTFQPIMCQHCNHAPCETVCPVLATSHSTEGLNMMTYNRCIGTRYCANNCPFKVRRFNWFNYNANEWFASNPAQQELGRMVLNPDVVVRSRGVMEKCSMCQQRLQAGKLEAKKAGAPVVDGAIKTACQQACPTNAIMFGDLNDENSQIARWRNDNRNYFLLEELGVKPTVSYMVKVRNQEEAIIHEEGGHGAAKHEEKHEEHKEEKHS; encoded by the coding sequence ATGTCTATGTCAAAAAAATACTGGAGAGGATTACCGGAATTAACCGAAAGTCCTGAGTTTTTACAGCAAAGCAAAAATGAATTTGCTGAACCTCTTCCAATGGATGAATTCCTTAATGAAGAAGGTACAAAATCTAACGGTACCAGCCGCCGCGATTTCTTAAAAGTAATGGGCTTTTCTACAGCTGCTGTTGCTTTAGCAGCCTGTGAGACTCCTGTTATAAAGGCAATTCCTTATGTTGTGAAACCCGAGGAGGTAACACCGGGTGTAGCTAACTTCTATGCTTCTACTTTTTACGATGGGCATGATTATGCTTCCGTATTGGTAAAAACACGCGAAGGCCGTCCGATTAAAATCGAAGGTAACGAGTTATCAAAAGTATCTAATGGCGCAACTAGTGCTCGTGTACAAGCCTCAGTATTGAGCTTATATGATGGCGCGCGTTTAACCGGTCCTTTAGCAAAAGGAACTGCAACAACATGGAAAAATGTTGATGATGCAGTTGCTAAAGCTTTAGCGTCTGGTGAGGCTCGTTTAGTAACTTCAACTATTATCAGTCCTTCAACTAAAGCAGTAATTGCTGAGTTGAAAGCAAAATATCCAAACGTTAAGCATGTAACTTACGATTCAGTTTCTTACGCTGCTTTAGTTTCTGCTAACAAAAACGTATTCGGAAAAGCTGTAGTTTCTTCTTATAATTTCGATAAAGCAAAAACCATTGTTGGTATTGCTTGCGACTTCTTAGGAACTTGGTTAAACCCAATTGAATTTGCTAGTCAATACGGAAAAGGCCGTAAGGTTAGTAAGGAAAATGCTGAAATGAGCAGACATTATCATTTCGAAGCTAACTTATCTTTAACCGGTGCAAACGCCGATTATCGTTACATGGTTAAGCCTTCTGAATTCGGTAAAGTTGTTGTTTCATTATTCAATCAGGTAGCTTCAGCTACAGGTAATGCAACTGTTTCCGGTGATGGAAAAATCGGAAATGCAGAAGCTGAAAAAGCGATTGCAAAAATTGCTAAAGAATTAGCCGATAACAAAGGGAATTCATTAGTTGTTTCCGGTGTTAATGATGAAGGTATTCAAACCTTAATCAATGGCATCAACAAAATGTTAGATAACTACGGTAAAACAGTAGATTATGCTAACCACTTCAATTTAAAACAAGGTAACGATAAAGATTTTACAGATTTAGTAGCTGATATGTCTGCGGGTAAAATCTCTACTTTATTAACTTATAACTGTAATCCGGTTTATACAGCACCTGCTTCATTGAAGTTTGCTGATGCTTACAAGAAAGTGGCTACAAAAGTTTCTTTCTCTCAGGTATTAGACGAGACTTCACAAATGGCGGATTTTGTTTGTCCTGATAATAATTATTTAGAGTCATGGGGTGATGCAAATCCAAAAGCCGGTCACTTCAGCTTACAACAGCCAACCATTAATCCAATTTTCAGTGCACCTCGTTATGAAGGTACACGTCAATTCCAGGATTCATTATTAGCTTGGGCTGGTGTTAAATCTTCTTACTATACTTATTTACAAGCCTACTGGCAAAATCATATTTTCCCTCAACAAGGTAAATATTTAGATTTCGCTTCATTCTGGGCTCATACATTACACGATGGTGTTTTAAAAGTACGTGTTGCTAAAGAAACTCCGGAAGTAGTTATGGCAAAAGATTCGGCAGGTATGCCAATCATGAGCGGTGTTGCTGCAGCAATCGCTGAGGTTTTAGATTCTGTTAAAACAGAAGAAGTAAAACCTGCTCCGGTTAAAGAAGTAGCGGCTCCGGTTGTTGAAGCAATGCCTACACCTGACTATAACAAAGCTGCTTCAATGGCAACTTCTGTAAAAGGTGGCGCATTCGAATTAATGGTTTACGAAAAAGTTGGATTAGGAAACGGTAACCAAAGCAATAATCCTTGGTTAATGGAATTACCTGATCCTATTTCTAAAGTAACTTGGGATAATTACATTACTATGTGTCCGGAAGACGTGAAAGCGTTAGGAATGCATGAAATGTTACGTCAGGATATCATCGGAAGCATTGCAACATTATCAGTTAATGGTGTATCTGTAAACGTTCCTGTTTATCCTCAACCAGGCCAGGCTAAAGGAACAATCGGTTTAGCTTTAGGTTATGGCCGTGTTGCTGAAACTTTGAAGATTGCAAATGGAGTTGGTGCGAATGCTTTCCAATTCTGTACAGTTTCAAATGATACTATTCAGGCAATTTCTCCTTCAGTAAATGTTACAAAAACTGAAGAGACACATAAATTCTCTGCTACTCAAATTCAACACACCATTATGGGTCGTGAAGAAGCTTTATTACGTGAAGTTTCTTTAAAAGAATTTAAGGAGAAGGACAAAGAAGTTTGGAATCCTTCTGCAGTAATGCACACACATACCGGTGAGAAGCATGTAAGCGAAATTGATTTATGGGATTCACATCCGCGTATGGGTCACCAATGGGGTTTAACCATTGACATGACTTCTTGTATTGGTTGTTCAGCTTGTGTGGTAGCTTGTGGTGTTGAGAATAACGTTGCCGTTGTTGGTAAAGAAGAAATCGGAAAAACACGTGACATGTTCTGGTTACGTATCGACCGTTATTATAGCTCTGATATGACTAAGCAAAAAGCGGCTGAAGAGCATATCGGATACAAGCAAATGAACTTAGATATGGAAACGCCTTCTAACAATCCGAAGGTAACTTTCCAACCAATCATGTGTCAACATTGTAATCATGCACCTTGTGAAACTGTTTGTCCGGTATTAGCTACCAGCCACAGTACTGAAGGTTTAAACATGATGACTTACAACCGTTGTATTGGTACTCGTTATTGCGCTAACAACTGTCCATTCAAAGTTCGTCGATTTAACTGGTTTAACTATAACGCTAACGAATGGTTCGCAAGCAACCCTGCACAACAAGAATTAGGACGTATGGTTTTAAATCCAGACGTTGTAGTTCGTAGTCGTGGTGTAATGGAAAAATGTTCTATGTGTCAGCAACGTTTACAGGCAGGTAAGTTAGAAGCTAAGAAAGCCGGCGCTCCTGTTGTTGATGGTGCTATCAAAACTGCATGTCAGCAAGCTTGTCCTACTAACGCTATTATGTTTGGTGATTTAAATGATGAGAATTCACAAATCGCTAGATGGAGAAATGATAACAGAAATTATTTCTTATTAGAAGAACTTGGTGTGAAGCCTACTGTTTCTTACATGGTAAAAGTGAGAAATCAGGAAGAAGCTATTATTCACGAAGAAGGTGGACATGGCGCAGCGAAGCACGAAGAAAAACATGAAGAGCACAAAGAAGAAAAGCACTCATAA
- the nrfD gene encoding polysulfide reductase NrfD gives MHAESEIREPLILGSKNYRQITDDIIAPIEGKAAKGWYVLLTICALTFLWGIGCLAYTIGVGIGAWGSNNAADWAWDITNFVWWIGIGHAGTLISAVLLLFRQKWRMAINRSAEAMTIFAVLCAAIFVTLHTGRPWLDYMLFPLPNQFGSLWPNFNSPLLWDVFAVSTYATVSIVFWYIGLIPDFAMIRDRVIKPWQKKFYGLLSFGWGGSARHWSRFEEVSLVLAGLSTPLVFSVHSIVSFDFATSIVPGWHTTIFPPYFVSGAVFSGFAMVLTLMLVVRKIYKLEAYLTIKHIEYMNIVIIVTGSIVGVAYLTELFIAWYSGVEWEQYAFLNRATGPLAWSYWAMMTCNVISPQLFWFKKIRTSIVATFLLSIVVNIGMWFERFVIIVPTLLRTFLPSTWNTYTPSFIDIGIFIGTIGMFGTFFLLFSRYFPVIAQAELKTILKQSGESQKKESANHSHAHSHAH, from the coding sequence ATGCACGCAGAATCAGAAATCAGGGAACCGTTAATTTTAGGTAGTAAGAACTACCGACAAATTACTGATGACATCATTGCACCTATTGAAGGTAAAGCAGCAAAAGGGTGGTATGTATTACTAACTATTTGCGCATTAACTTTCTTATGGGGTATTGGCTGTTTAGCTTACACAATTGGTGTTGGTATCGGAGCTTGGGGCTCTAACAACGCTGCCGATTGGGCTTGGGATATTACCAACTTCGTATGGTGGATCGGTATCGGTCACGCTGGTACATTAATCTCTGCGGTATTATTATTATTCCGTCAGAAATGGCGTATGGCGATTAACCGTTCTGCAGAAGCGATGACCATCTTCGCTGTATTGTGTGCGGCTATCTTCGTAACATTACACACCGGTCGTCCGTGGTTAGATTATATGTTATTCCCATTACCAAATCAATTTGGTTCATTGTGGCCTAACTTTAACTCACCATTATTGTGGGACGTATTCGCGGTATCAACTTACGCAACCGTATCAATTGTTTTCTGGTACATTGGTTTAATTCCTGACTTCGCTATGATTCGCGACAGAGTAATTAAGCCTTGGCAAAAGAAATTCTACGGTTTATTATCTTTCGGTTGGGGTGGAAGCGCTCGTCACTGGAGCCGTTTCGAAGAAGTATCTTTAGTACTTGCAGGCTTATCAACTCCGTTAGTATTCTCCGTACACTCAATCGTATCCTTCGACTTTGCCACATCAATAGTTCCTGGTTGGCATACTACCATCTTCCCGCCTTATTTCGTATCCGGTGCGGTATTCTCAGGTTTCGCGATGGTATTAACCTTAATGTTAGTAGTTCGTAAGATTTACAAATTAGAAGCTTATTTAACCATCAAGCACATCGAATACATGAACATCGTAATCATCGTTACAGGTTCAATTGTAGGCGTTGCTTATTTAACTGAGTTATTCATTGCATGGTATTCAGGTGTAGAATGGGAACAATACGCATTCTTAAATCGTGCTACAGGTCCTTTAGCTTGGTCGTACTGGGCAATGATGACATGTAACGTAATTTCTCCACAGTTATTCTGGTTTAAGAAAATCCGTACCTCAATTGTTGCTACATTCTTGTTATCAATAGTAGTAAACATTGGTATGTGGTTCGAGCGTTTCGTAATTATCGTTCCTACTTTATTACGTACATTCTTACCATCGACATGGAATACGTATACTCCATCATTCATTGATATCGGTATTTTCATTGGAACAATCGGTATGTTTGGAACATTCTTCTTATTATTCTCTCGTTACTTCCCTGTAATTGCTCAAGCTGAATTAAAAACCATCTTGAAGCAATCAGGTGAATCACAAAAGAAAGAATCAGCTAATCATTCACACGCTCATTCACACGCACACTAA
- a CDS encoding DUF3341 domain-containing protein gives MATKQIIHGVFGDEVPMMEACKKLRASGIRVKDVFTPFPVHGLDPVIGVPRTRLAICAFIYGITGMSLATLMMWYMQIHDWPADIGGKPNWAYYFNIPAFIPITFESTVFCAAHGMALTYLLRCWLVPGAKAKNPDPRTTDDKFLVYLELNDEQAKKADAILKENGAEEVNYKGTLHIEPAY, from the coding sequence ATGGCAACTAAACAAATTATACACGGTGTTTTTGGCGACGAAGTGCCAATGATGGAAGCCTGTAAAAAGCTACGTGCATCAGGTATTCGCGTTAAAGATGTGTTTACTCCTTTTCCTGTTCACGGATTAGATCCGGTAATCGGAGTTCCTAGAACACGCCTAGCAATCTGCGCGTTTATTTACGGAATTACTGGAATGAGCTTAGCCACCTTAATGATGTGGTATATGCAAATTCATGACTGGCCGGCAGATATTGGAGGTAAACCAAACTGGGCTTATTATTTCAATATCCCTGCATTTATTCCGATTACTTTCGAATCAACAGTATTCTGTGCAGCGCACGGTATGGCATTAACGTATTTATTACGTTGCTGGTTGGTTCCGGGTGCAAAAGCTAAAAACCCTGATCCTCGTACTACCGATGATAAGTTTTTAGTGTATTTGGAATTAAATGATGAGCAAGCTAAAAAAGCGGACGCTATCTTAAAAGAAAACGGTGCAGAGGAAGTGAATTACAAAGGAACATTACACATCGAACCGGCTTATTAA
- a CDS encoding cytochrome c produces the protein MKLNYKNIKSIYNGVALAALVIGFTSCGKKDANSPGVEFMPDMYRSPSVEVYGTSTFNGDTVYSTQFTPVKGTIARGYMPYVYPNTAEGYEQAGLYLKNPIALNDKVMVEAEALYGKYCLHCHGASGAGDGKVGGKLPGAPPAYNGALKNLSEGKIFHSITYGKGLMGNHASILTQDERWKLVHYVQKLQGPKEAAPADSTKAAAPVAEVKKEETKSTH, from the coding sequence ATGAAACTAAATTATAAAAACATAAAATCAATTTACAACGGTGTTGCACTTGCGGCATTAGTTATTGGTTTTACATCTTGTGGTAAAAAAGATGCAAATAGTCCTGGCGTGGAATTCATGCCTGACATGTATCGTTCACCATCTGTTGAGGTTTATGGAACAAGCACCTTTAACGGTGATACTGTTTACTCAACTCAATTTACTCCCGTAAAAGGTACAATTGCGCGTGGGTATATGCCTTATGTATATCCAAACACAGCAGAAGGCTATGAGCAAGCCGGTTTATATTTAAAAAACCCAATTGCTTTAAATGATAAAGTAATGGTTGAAGCTGAAGCTTTATACGGTAAATATTGTTTGCATTGCCATGGTGCCAGCGGCGCCGGTGATGGAAAAGTAGGTGGTAAATTACCTGGTGCACCTCCGGCTTATAATGGAGCATTAAAGAATTTATCAGAGGGTAAAATTTTCCATTCAATTACTTACGGAAAAGGTTTAATGGGAAATCATGCTAGTATTTTAACTCAGGATGAGCGTTGGAAATTGGTGCACTATGTACAGAAATTACAAGGACCAAAAGAAGCAGCTCCTGCAGATTCAACAAAAGCAGCCGCTCCGGTAGCTGAGGTTAAAAAAGAAGAAACTAAATCAACACATTAA
- a CDS encoding quinol:cytochrome C oxidoreductase, producing the protein MAIGLISIIAMFMMDTNADPEYNHNRAWANIFTSAFFFMGIALAAAFFLGLQYAAEAGWATSIKRVIEAVTMYLPWGLSALFLFFIVSQLHMNHFYVWMDPAAAEHDPIIAGKMGYFGAFWWIRTVLYMIAWLWFTLKLRKNSLEADKLDIDVNNSYHWKNVKLGAWFMVVFGVTSSTAAWDWLLSIDIHWFSTLYGWYAFSGMWISAMVTITMLIVWLKKLGYLDFVTESTVHDMGKWMFAISFLWTYLYFSQFMLIWYSDIPEEVIYFQTRWESYKALMWTVLMVNFAFPMVMLMSRDSKRNFFFLIFVGTIILVGHFLDVVMMVMPGTVGHHWTGLSWMEFGTFFFFLGLFLYVVLNALTKAPLKVKNHPFIEESLHHSI; encoded by the coding sequence ATGGCTATCGGTTTAATTTCTATTATCGCCATGTTTATGATGGATACCAATGCAGATCCTGAATACAATCACAACAGGGCTTGGGCTAACATTTTTACTAGTGCTTTCTTCTTTATGGGAATTGCATTGGCAGCTGCTTTCTTTTTAGGATTGCAGTATGCAGCTGAAGCAGGATGGGCAACTTCTATTAAGCGTGTAATTGAAGCAGTAACCATGTACCTTCCATGGGGTTTAAGTGCTCTCTTTTTGTTTTTCATTGTAAGTCAATTGCACATGAATCATTTTTATGTGTGGATGGATCCTGCAGCAGCTGAGCATGACCCAATCATCGCCGGTAAAATGGGATACTTCGGTGCGTTTTGGTGGATTAGAACCGTATTATATATGATTGCATGGCTTTGGTTTACGCTTAAATTACGTAAGAACTCATTAGAAGCAGATAAATTAGATATCGACGTTAACAACAGTTACCATTGGAAGAATGTAAAGTTAGGTGCTTGGTTTATGGTTGTGTTTGGAGTAACTTCTTCAACCGCTGCTTGGGATTGGTTATTAAGTATCGATATTCATTGGTTCTCTACATTATATGGCTGGTATGCGTTCTCTGGAATGTGGATCAGCGCCATGGTTACTATCACCATGCTAATTGTTTGGTTAAAGAAATTAGGATATCTTGATTTTGTTACTGAGAGTACTGTTCATGATATGGGTAAATGGATGTTTGCGATTTCATTCTTATGGACTTACCTATACTTCTCTCAATTCATGTTGATTTGGTATTCAGATATTCCTGAAGAGGTTATTTATTTCCAAACTCGTTGGGAAAGTTACAAAGCATTAATGTGGACTGTATTAATGGTAAATTTTGCATTCCCTATGGTAATGTTAATGAGCCGCGACAGTAAACGTAATTTCTTCTTCTTAATTTTTGTTGGTACAATTATTTTAGTTGGACACTTCCTTGATGTAGTCATGATGGTGATGCCTGGTACTGTTGGTCACCATTGGACTGGTTTAAGCTGGATGGAATTTGGAACTTTCTTCTTCTTCCTTGGATTATTCCTTTACGTAGTATTAAACGCTTTAACTAAAGCACCATTAAAAGTGAAAAATCATCCTTTCATTGAGGAGAGTTTACATCACTCAATTTAA